The following coding sequences lie in one Clarias gariepinus isolate MV-2021 ecotype Netherlands chromosome 27, CGAR_prim_01v2, whole genome shotgun sequence genomic window:
- the cebpz gene encoding CCAAT/enhancer-binding protein zeta — protein sequence MAPKGKRRAEKSVKFAQNENEMVKNSNDNDEAGSDEDEKGEDEFTLDDVLRLGGTKADYVMLSAVDDSTELVNGGKKGAIDDLEDGELEEFITKLGIRSYSDQQVIEGDDEDEPEAEKPSKPSVEKKSKTKEGTKVESSKTSEAKQEAETKVKKTSKKAKQKEADLFEFYPRQVLLVKPGGKWYDVDYTSETNTSPQDELLVSKYKALAEKLLEADTSLYKSKKNLQKGANTVWMKSVVSTGTLADRMAAMTVLIQDAPVHCLEHIESLIGMMRKKGSRRQGLMALDTLKELLLSDLLPENRKLRSFSQRPFDKLEERASGNRDVRDRRLVLWYFEHLFKLQLAEFVTSLDALAHDSVLATKMKSMTTAHELLCNRPEQEKALLMLVVNKLGDPEYKVASKASYLLETLLHKHPLMKSVVCVEVERLMFRPNIGGKAQYYAACFLNQVMLSHDETELATKLIAVYFSFFRLCVKKKDVESKMLGALLSGVNRAYPYTKAGDETVREQLDTLFKVVHLVKFSTAVQALMLLFQVMDSQQSVSDRYYVALYKKLLDPGLSVSSRQSMFLNLLYKSLKADIVLRRVKAFVKRLLQVSCEQSPTFACGALFLVSEVMKAKPGLKLLLEEGDDDEEEKFQDLKGEDDDNSDDEERFVDADKIEGGQSDKHQQNKPAASWVHHHNMEGGKDLKVYDPANRNPLYCGANHSTLWELQKLADHFHPSVALFAKTILQGGHIQYSGDPLNDFTLIRFLDRFVFRNPKQTKGKQNTDTTVMQPKHKQSMNNIRSLPVNSEEYLAKEETQIPVDEVFFYRFFKKQEGEKRLKKPSREDAESVEDVDDDEFERLLDNFEGDSYFTDFKDDDLDFAGNVKSKSKKGKTSEEVSDSDLDSDDDLDDEELSLGSMDAEDFGDELEEDGGAFMDPGGDDDDDEVPELEGDDDDAFNDFDEDMDEPPGGSTGGKKGKRMASERLDFAGSFGSKPGKRKKGKMDDTAMFAAAEEFGDLLDENSDIKFDNTGMNAMANKDKASIKQLKWEVQRDDWIRGRDVKTIRRKKAMFKKRKQFGKGGLGKKNNVGRKK from the exons ATGGCTCCGAAAGGCAAGCGGCGAGCTGAGAAATCGGTTAAGTTTGCGCAAAATGAAAACGAAATGGTTAAAAACAGCAACGACAACGATGAAGCCGGGAGTGATGAGGATGAGAAAGGGGAGGACGAGTTTACTCTGGATGATGTGCTGCGTTTGGGAGGCACTAAG gcGGACTATGTCATGCTTTCTGCAGTTGACGACAGCACTGAGCTAGTAAATGGTGGAAAGAAAGGTGCAATTGATGATTTGGAGGATGGAGAGCTAGAAgagttcatcaccaaactgggAATCCGGTCCTACTCGGACCAGCAGGTTATTGAGGGTGATGACGAGGATGAGCCTGAAGCAGAAAAACCCTCCAAACCCAGTGTGGAAAAGAAGAGCAAGACAAAAGAAGGCACTAAAGTGGAGTCCAGCAAGACATCTGAAGCCAAGCAAGAAGCTGAGACAAAGgtcaaaaaaacaagcaaaaaggcCAAGCAAAAGGAAGCTGACCTGTTTGAATTTTACCCCCGGCAGGTGCTGCTGGTCAAACCCGGGGGGAAATGGTATGATGTTGACTACACTTCTGAGACCAACACTTCTCCTCAAGATGAATTACTGGTCTCAAAGTATAAGGCTTTGGCAGAGAAGCTGCTAGAGGCTGATACAAGTCTTTACAAGAGCAAGAAGAATCTACAGAAAGGAGCGAATACAGTCTGGATGAAGAGCGTCGTCTCGACTGGGACTCTGGCGGACAGGATGGCGGCCATGACGGTGCTCATACAGGATGCTCCTGTCCACTGTCTGGAGCACATCGAGAGCCTGATTGGTATGATGAGGAAGAAGGGAAGTCGAAGGCAAGGCCTCATGGCTTTGGACACGCTTAAGGAGCTGCTGCTGTCTGATCTGCTTCCAGAGAATCGTAAGCTCCGGAGTTTCTCTCAGCGCCCGTTCGACAAGTTGGAGGAGCGCGCTAGTGGAAACCGAGATGTACGAGATCGGCGCCTTGTCCTCTGGTACTTCGAGCATCTTTTCAAGCTTCAGCTGGCCGAGTTTGTGACATCTCTTGACGCTTTGGCTCACGATTCTGTCCTAGCCACCAAAATGAAATCGATGACCACAGCTCATGAGCTACTCTGCAACCGACCTGAGCAGGAAAAAGCCCTGCTGATGCTCGTAGTGAACAAACTGGGAGATCCTGAGTACAAAGTTGCCTCTAAGGCCTCGTATCTGCTGGAGACGCTACTGCACAAACACCCCTTGATGAAATCGGTGGTGTGCGTCGAAGTCGAGCGTCTGATGTTCAGACCCAACATAGGCGGCAAGGCTCAGTATTACGCTGCGTGCTTCCTCAACCAGGTGATGCTGAGTCACGACGAGACCGAGCTCGCCACTAAACTCATCGCTGTCTACTTCAGCTTCTTCCGGCTCTGCGTTAAGAAGAAGGACGTGGAGTCTAAGATGCTGGGCGCTCTTCTGAGTGGCGTGAACAGGGCCTATCCATACACCAAGGCCGGAGATGAGACGGTCCGCGAGCAGCTGGACACACTGTTTAAAGTGGTGCATCTTGTAAAGTTCAGCACGGCCGTGCAGGCCCTCATGCTGCTCTTTCAGGTTATGGATTCGCAGCAGAGTGTGTCTGATCGCTACTACGTCGCTCTTTACAA GAAGCTCTTGGATCCAGGCCTGTCAGTAAGCTCAAGACAGAGCATGTTCCTCAACCTGCTGTACAAGTCTCTGAAAGCCGACATCGTCCTGCGGCGCGTCAAAGCCTTCGTCAAGAGGCTGCTGCAGGTGAGCTGCGAGCAGAGCCCGACGTTCGCCTGCGGAGCGCTCTTCCTCGTGTCCGAGGTCATGAAGGCCAAACCTGGCCTTAAGCTCCTCCTAGAAGAAGGG gatgatgatgaggaggagaagTTTCAGGACCTCAAAGGAGAAGATGATGATAACAGCGATGATGAAGAAAGGTTTGTGGATGCAGATAAAATTGAAGGGGGCCAGAGTGACAAGCATCAGCAGAACAAACCAGCTGCATCATGGGTACATCACCACAACATGGAGG GTGGTAAGGATTTGAAGGTATACGACCCTGCTAACAGAAACCCATTATACTGTGGAGCGAATCACAGCACACTCTGGGAGCTGCAGAAG CTCGCTGATCATTTCCACCCGTCTGTGGCGCTTTTCGCCAAAACCATCTTGCAG ggaggaCACATCCAGTACTCGGGTGATCCTCTGAACGACTTCACGCTCATCAGGTTCTTGGATCGGTTCGTCTTCAGAAACCCCAAACAAACCAAGGGCAAAC AGAACACTGACACGACTGTGATGCAGCCGAAGCACAAACAGAGCATGAATAACATCCGCTCGTTACCGG TAAACTCTGAGGAGTATCTGGCCAAAGAGGAAACTCAGATTCCTGTCGATGAGGTGTTCTTCTacag GTTCTTTAAAAAGCAGGAAGGAGAGAAGCGATTAAAGAAGCCTTCTAGAGAGGACGCTGAGAGCGTGGAGGACGTCGATGACGACGAGTTCGAACGACTGCTCG ACAATTTCGAGGGTGATAGCTACTTCACAGATTTTAAAGATGATGACCTGGACTTTGCTGG CAACGTAAAGAGCAAAAGCAAAAAAGGCAAGACGTCTGAGGAAGTCTCTGATTCAGACCTCGACTCGGATGATGACTTGGATGACGAGGAGCTCTCGTTGGGAAGCATGGATGCGGAAGACTTTGGTGACGAGCtggaggaagatggcggcgctTTTATGGACCCCGGCGGAGACGACGACGACGACGAAG TACCGGAGCTGgagggtgatgatgatgatgccttCAATG ACTTTGATGAGGACATGGATGAGCCACCAGGGGGCAGTACAGGAGGCAAAAAAGGCAAGAGGATGGCATCAGAGCGTCTTGATTTTGCTGGGTCTTTTG GTTCCAAGCCCGGCAAGAGGAAGAAGGGAAAGATGGATGACACAGCCATGTTTGCAGCAGCAGAGGAG TTTGGAGATTTGCTGGATGAAAATTCAGACATCAAGTTTGACAACACCGGCATGAACGCAATGGCTAACAAAGACAAAGCCA GCATCAAACAGCTGAAATGGGAGGTTCAACGGGACGACTGGATCCGAGGACGGGACGTTAAGACGATCAGGAGGAAGAAGGCCATGTTTAAAAAGAGGAAACAGTTTGGGAAAGGTGgattgggtaaaaaaaataacgtAGGCAGGAAGAAGTGA
- the ndufaf7 gene encoding protein arginine methyltransferase NDUFAF7, mitochondrial, whose amino-acid sequence MGTIQRMIKISRTSVRFLAPSVNAQQTWPLSRRCSSNSSDQHCPKPSMLRHLASKITATGPITVAEYMREVLTNPVSGYYVKNDMLGAEGDFITSPEISQIFGELLGIWCVSEWMAAGKPKAFQLVELGPGRGSLTSDILRVFNQLQSVLCGASVSVHLVEVSPKLSEVQAHCLVGDNTQVCVSDEECVYRAGTTHTGIPVSWYRRIEDIPRGFSIFLAHEFFDALPIHKFQRTEKGWREVMVDIDPEKPDKLRFVVFPAPTLASATLIQADEQREHVEVCAEGGVIVQKMASRVSEDGGAALIADYGHDGTKTDTFRGFKGHKLHNVLEAPGSADLTADVDFNYLRKMAGDAVVCLGPVTQRAFLKNMGIDTRLQILLRSCNDSPTRAQLVHSYSLLTDPDKMGTRFQFFSMLHPSRLAQPEEEKGVMMERRRKGTAPLPVAGFSELGLN is encoded by the exons atgggGACAATTCAGAGGATGATCAAGATTAGCAGGACGTCAGTACGCTTTCTTGCTCCATCAGTAAATG CACAACAGACCTGGCCGCTGAGTCGAAGGTGTTCCAGCAACTCGTCAGACCAACATTGTCCTAAGCCCTCCATGTTGAGGCATCTGGCATCTAAAATAACAGCCACAGGTCCCATCACGGTGGCTGAGTACATGCGTGAAGTCCTCACTAACCCAGTCTCG GGATATTATGTGAAGAATGACATGCTGGGAGCTGAAGGAGATTTTATCACGTCGCCAGAAATAAGCCAGATTTTTGGAGAG ttgCTCGGTAtctggtgtgtgagtgagtggatgGCTGCAGGGAAACCCAAAGCCTTTCAGCTTGTAGAACTCGGACCAGGCCGAGGCTCCCTGACCAGTGACATCCTGAGG gtCTTCAATCAGTTGCAGTCAGTTCTGTGTGGAGCATCAGTGTCCGTCCATCTGGTAGAAGTAAGCCCAAAGCTAAGCGAGGTCCAGGCTCACTGTCTGGTTGGAGACAacactcaggtgtgtgtgagtgatgaagagtgtgtgtaCCGCGCTGGGACCACACACACTGGAATTCCTGTCTCGTGGTACCGCAGGATAGAGGACATTCCCAGGG GCTTCAGTATATTCTTGGCTCATGAGTTTTTCGATGCTCTGCCCATTCACAAGTTTCAG agaaCAGAGAAGGGTTGGAGAGAGGTGATGGTTGATATCGACCCTGAGAAACCCGATAAGCTCAGATTTGTGGTGTTTCCTGCTCCTACTCTCGCATCTGCAACACTCATACAA GCGGACGAGCAGCGGGAGCACGTGGAGGTTTGTGCAGAAGGCGGAGTCATCGTCCAGAAGATGGCCAGTCGGGTCTCTGAGGACGGGGGTGCAGCACTGATCGCAGACTACGGGCACGACGGAACGAAGACAGACACGTTTAGA GGTTTCAAGGGACACAAACTCCATAATGTACTCGAGGCCCCGGGCAGCGCTGACCTGACTGCAGACGTTGACTTTAATTATCTGAGGAAGATGGCTGGAGACGCAGTGGTCTGCCTGGGACCCGTCACACAAAGAGCCTTTCTCAAGAACATGGGCATCGACACACGCCTTCAG ATCCTGCTGAGAAGCTGCAATGACTCTCCCACCCGAGCTCAGCTCGTCCACAGCTACAGCCTGCTGACTGATCCGGATAAGATGGGAACCAGGTTCCAGTTCTTCTCGATGCTGCATCCCAGTCGGCTCGCTCAGCCGGAGGAAGAGAAAGGAGTCATGATGGAAAGAAGAAGGAAGGGCACGGCACCGCTCCCTGTTGCTGGATTCAGTGAGCTCGGACTGAACTGA
- the LOC128515154 gene encoding protein CEBPZOS-like — translation MAPKTMEPVARKIFKGVLFLEVVGVFAAYGLYYKMNTSRDFRLTMNKRFPSILEVYYKSNEWAGNYGIREADQNTWSTRQE, via the exons ATGGCCCCCAAAACTATGGAACCTGTGGCCAGGAAGATCTTTAAAGGGGTCCTCTTCCTAGAGGTGGTTGGTGTGTTTGCAGCCTACGGCCTCTATTACAAAATGAACACAAGTCGAG ATTTCAGACTGACGATGAACAAACGTTTTCCCTCAATTCTTGAAG tGTATTACAAGTCCAACGAGTGGGCTGGGAACTATGGCATCCGGGAAGCCGATCAGAACACGTGGTCTACTAGGCAGGAATAG